In Myotis daubentonii chromosome 10, mMyoDau2.1, whole genome shotgun sequence, one genomic interval encodes:
- the FIGNL1 gene encoding fidgetin-like protein 1, with translation MQTPSSRAVHLSEWQKNYFAVTSGTCTAAQKAEAYRAQVLRVQYAWANSEISQVCASKLFKKYAEKYSAIVDSDNVETGLNNYAENVLTVARAQQADSDKWRSGLSVTNVFQMRGVQEMMRAGEQLRGSLLAPADASIVIHGGAVVPDPPESSVCAGSRESDPLTKPAHGTGWTPDVPESGPSGPLSAQPPVATNTPKTCPMFSAPFGDLATPLFGNVRKENSSAPKASPGLSLFLPRQPRSPAGGEGPWDRSAFYGSGPAGALSAPTLSEALRKTEGNGHREEGGLPTFKTAKEQLWVEQQKKHHPPARAAAPSYGGGGVKKSLGASRSRGIFGKFVPPVPKPDGGDAHGGVQYKPDSAGPAEPAPPVDERLKSLEPKMIELIMSEIMDHGPPVTWDDIAGVEFAKATIKEIVVWPMMRPDIFTGLRGPPKGILLFGPPGTGKTLIGKCIASQSGATFFSISASSLTSKWVGEGEKMVRALFAVARCQQPAVIFIDEIDSLLSQRADGEHESSRRIKTEFLVQLDGATTSSEDRILVVGATNRPQEIDEAARRRLVKRLYIPLPEASARKQIVTRLMSREQCSLREEEIELVVQRSAGFSGADMTQLCREASLGPIRSLQAADIATITADQVPPIAYVDFDNAFRTVRPSVSPTDLELYENWNRTFGCGK, from the coding sequence ATGCAGACCCCGAGTTCCCGGGCTGTGCACCTGAGCGAATGGCAGAAGAACTACTTCGCAGTTACGTCTGGCACCTGCACGGCCGCGCAGAAGGCAGAGGCCTACCGGGCGCAGGTGCTGCGCGTTCAGTATGCGTGGGCCAACTCCGAGATCTCCCAGGTCTGCGCTTCCAAACTGTTCAAGAAATACGCAGAGAAATACTCGGCCATCGTTGATTCTGACAACGTGGAAACCGGCTTGAATAACTACGCGGAAAACGTTTTAACGGTAGCCAGAGCGCAGCAGGCGGACAGTGACAAGTGGCGGTCAGGACTGTCGGTGACTAATGTCTTCCAGATGCGCGGTGTGCAGGAGATGATGCGGGCTGGCGAGCAGCTCCGAGGCTCCCTGCTGGCCCCTGCTGATGCTTCCATCGTGATCCATGGAGGGGCCGTGGTCCCCGACCCTCCGGAGTCTAGCGTTTGTGCTGGTTCTCGGGAGAGCGACCCACTGACTAAGCCAGCTCACGGCACAGGCTGGACCCCGGACGTCCCAGAGAGCGGTCCCTCGGGCCCTCTGAGTGCCCAGCCCCCTGTGGCGACTAACACCCCCAAGACGTGTCCCATGTTCTCAGCACCCTTTGGTGACTTAGCCACCCCGTTATTTGGAAATGTCAGGAAGGAAAATAGCAGCGCTCCAAAAGCCAGCCCGGGACTGAGTCTGTTCTTACCCCGTCAGCCTCGCTCTCCTGCCGGCGGTGAAGGCCCCTGGGACAGGAGCGCTTTCTACGGCTCTGGCCCCGCCGGAGCCCTTTCTGCCCCGACCCTGAGTGAGGCTCTTAGGAAAACGGAGGGGAACGGCCACCGGGAGGAAGGCGGCCTGCCAACCTTTAAAACCGCAAAGGAGCAGCTATGGGTGGAGCAGCAGAAAAAGCACCACCCGCCTGCCCGGGCGGCAGCGCCTTCCTATGGCGGCGGCGGCGTCAAGAAGTCCCTGGGCGCCAGTCGATCCCGGGGAATTTTTGGGAAGTTTGTCCCTCCTGTGCCTAAGCCAGATGGGGGGGATGCGCATGGGGGGGTGCAGTACAAGCCCGACAGTGCCGGGCCCGCAGAGCCAGCGCCCCCCGTGGATGAGCGTTTGAAGAGCTTGGAGCCCAAGATGATCGAACTGATTATGAGTGAGATTATGGACCATGGGCCCCCCGTGACCTGGGACGACATCGCGGGGGTGGAGTTCGCCAAGGCCACCATAAAGGAGATCGTCGTGTGGCCCATGATGCGGCCCGACATCTTCACGGGCTTGCGGGGCCCGCCCAAGGGGATTCTGCTCTTCGGGCCCCCTGGGACTGGGAAAACCCTGATTGGCAAGTGCATCGCCAGTCAGTCTGGGGCCACCTTCTTCAGTATCTCGGCCTCCTCCTTGACCTCCAAGTGGGTGGGCGAGGGGGAGAAGATGGTCCGCGCGTTGTTCGCGGTTGCACGGTGCCAGCAGCCCGCTGTGATATTCATTGATGAAATCGACTCCCTGTTATCCCAGCGGGCAGATGGGGAGCACGAGTCTTCTAGGAGGATCAAGACCGAGTTCCTGGTTCAGCTGGACGGAGCCACCACGTCTTCTGAAGATCGCATTCTAGTCGTGGGAGCGACCAATCGGCCTCAGGAAATCGACGAGGCGGCCCGGCGGAGGTTGGTGAAAAGGCTCTACATCCCCCTCCCGGAGGCCTCAGCCCGGAAACAGATAGTGACGCGCCTGATGTCCAGGGAGCAGTGCAGCCTCCGCGAGGAGGAGATCGAGCTGGTGGTGCAGCGGTCGGCAGGCTTCTCGGGCGCCGACATGACGCAGCTGTGCCGAGAGGCGTCCCTCGGCCCCATTCGCAGCTTACAGGCCGCCGACATCGCCACCATAACGGCGGACCAGGTCCCACCCATAGCTTACGTGGACTTCGACAACGCGTTCAGAACTGTGCGGCCCAGCGTGTCTCCCACGGACCTAGAGCTTTATGAAAACTGGAACAGAACCTTCGGTTGTGGGAAGTAG